The Littorina saxatilis isolate snail1 linkage group LG1, US_GU_Lsax_2.0, whole genome shotgun sequence nucleotide sequence AGAACCTTGCAGTGCTAATGAGAAAAGGCCAGCCGTGACAGGTCATATTTCAAAGCGCGTCAAGTGTCAGCGTGTCGGCATTGTAGACCACGAATCAAAAGGCTTCTTTCATTTGACTGAAGGTGATCAAGTACAAGTTATCCCTGTGTTAGTGCTAAGTAAGTTAGTGAAATTCGTCGCTTTAGAACTTGTAAGACTACAAAGGCAAACAAGACCAGGACTTCTGAACAGGTCAGTATTAGCAATTATTGTTCTGACTGTTTTACCACTTCTGTGAAAGATTagattttgttaacactatttatatatattttttttaaagtgtttcAACTTGTAAGGCTTATTGGAATTGCATTTGATTGAGTATGATTATTTATTAGACGAATAAAGGAAGTCTGTAATTGAaagatgaatacaacaaagaacTTCGCAGTACCTGTGTCTGCAATGACACATTGTCTTTTCAAACTTCTCACCCATAAAAGCTGCATTTCGTCTACCGAAACAGCCATGGAACAAACTTAGAGGATATTTGCTTTTATTTGTTGAAGTTGTCACTATAGTTTTTACGCTTGTGACCTTTCAGTGATAACAGAGAATGCTGAGTGCAGCGATGTCTTCAGTCAGCGGTGTCCTTCTCTACCTCTTCCTGTCCCTGTACCAACACTCAGCGTCTGCCACGACGCGCTATCTCCCGACTGACGCGTCGTCACTATCCTCATCCTTGCTATCACACTGGCTTTCGTTACCCTCACCCATATCCTCCACCATTCAGCAGCTTCCCGAGCCTCCGTCATCACTGAAGAAATTACCGTCCTCGGCGATGACGTCAGAGGAAGAGATGTTGCAGAAGCTGACGTCATGGAGAAAGCCGCCATCATCGGAGACGCTACCATCCTCGGCGATGACGTCAGAGGAAGAAGTGTGGAAGAAGCTGACGTCACGGAGAAATCCGTCATCGTCGAAGACGCTTCCGTCCTCGGCGATGACGTCAGAGGACGGGGTGACGTCATCGAGAAAGCCGTCAACGGTGGGAACGAAGGCGCTGAGGAAAGACATGCGACGCCTGTCACGGTTGTTGCCTGGGGTGTACAGCAACAGCGAGCAGTACCAGCAGGAGGCGGAGGTGGGGAGGGAGATGGTCCCCAATCAGCAGAAACACATGCTGCTCAGGTCCTCCTACAGACCCGTCTCGCTGCGCTTCATGCCCAGAGCCTTCGCCGTGCTGGTGCAGGACTATTCCGGGGACTCCCTCTTCCCCTTCCGACAGCGCGTGCACACCTTCACTCCCGACCCGTCTCACCGCGCCATCCGCATGAAGGTGGAGaccttttttttcccttctccctttgtttttaattttattttttttactcgtTATACCTTCTCATTTGCCTTGTATTCAGTGTTCTCTTTGTAATCACATTTTCCAATTAACGTTACTAATTTAAATATGTCTGCCATCGTTTTTCTTCTTCCCTCATTATACCGTTTCCTTTGTCTCGTATTTAGTGTTCTTTTTGAATTCACATTTTCTAATTAACTTTGCTAAATTAAAGTATGTCTGCCATCGTGTTTACATCTGCTCTGTTAAACTTGAGATCCGCTAATATTAGgacaatagacgatgtttggaaataactccgtcgggtttgtataggttgtgacaaggtgaatacccttgccaaaACTTCTggcaaacattggaggggccaatgaCTAGCGAGGGGTGCGTCGGAAACATGGGAACAGGAGCAAGgtcaagggcattcactcttgcacaagccatacaaacccgacggaatTATtgtcggaattcgtctattatgCTTGAGTACGCATCCATAATGTCAAGTATTGTACATATTCCGTGATAACCAAATTtgaataatgttttgtttttaccaaGGTGTGGGACTTTGCCACGCACACGGCGGCCAAGCGAGCCACCCGCAACCTGCGCCTCATGGCCAAGCTGCGGCGCAAAGACCTGCTGTCTCGCGGCTCGTGCGACATGTTCTGGCGGCGTCTGGACCGCGCGTCCTTCGTCGGCATCACGGGGGAGGAGTGCCTGGGCTACGTCAGGGGGGAACAGGTACGTGGGTGTCATTATATTGCTTGGTTAGGTTTCCGCCCTGTGGAGACAAATCATATCAAATTAACTTTACTATCTCAAATGTGACACAGTACCCTGCAACAGACAGCGGCATGTGACACATTACCCTTCAACAGACAGCGGCATGTGACACATTACCCTTCAACAGACAGCGGCATGTGACACATTACCCTTCAACAGACAGCGGCATGTGACACAGTACCCTGCAACAGACAGCGGCATGTGACACAGTACCCTGCAACAGACAGCGGCATGTGACACAGTACCCTGCAACAGACAGCGGCATGTGACACAGTACCCTGCAACAGACAGCGGCATGTGACACAGTACCCTGCAACAGACAGCGGCATGTGACACAGTACCCTGCAACAGACAGCGGCATGTGACACAGTACCCTGCAACAGACAGCGGCATGTGACACAGTACCCTGCAACAGACAGCGGCATGTGACACAGTACCCTTCAACAGACAGCGGCATGTGACACATTACCCTGCAACAGACAGCGGCATGTGACACATTACCCTGCAACAGACAGCGGCATGTGACACAGTACCCTGCAACAGACAGCGGCATGTGACACAGTACCCTGCAACAGACAGCGGCATGTGTAGGAAGGACCGGAGTGCCTggctgagcgaacgacgaagaagaatgTCATTTAGCTATGTCATCCTTGAAAGGATTGTATGCATACATTACCTTATCTTAACTTCAATTACATTACTTTACCTTACCTTCCATTACCttatcttaccttaccttaccttaccttgccCTGCTCTGCCTTAACTTAACTTACTTTAACTTAATTTAACGTCTAaacttaccttaccttaccttaccttgccTTACTTTATGCCTTACCTTATGGTACTGTTTGTGTCATGGTACAGACAGAGATTTAGGTAACTCGGAGATACATGCGGAATGTccaactgttttcacgggaggTGCTGCGCCGTTTAGGCCTCAGGAGGCTCCGAGTGTGACTGGCCATGTGTGAGCCAGGTCCAGCAGAGCAATTCAAGTcaatacaactttattatctgaataCATAACAAACAGAATTTTGACTTTTGCCTCGAATAAAGAGATATTACATCACATAAAGTCACACTCTCGAAACATATAAACACATAAATATCACACATCTGCACACACATCtcccaaaaacacacacaatcatccaTACCCGCATCCTCACATACAGTGTGCAAACTATTGTGCGCCCATctatgtttaatattattttgatcCATAACAGGTACGGATCCGAGTGTCGATGACGCTGACCAAGGAGGTACTTCAGACGCGGGAAGCCTGGTACCGAACCCGTGACGGCAAGAAACTTGTGCACACTGACGGGCCCTATAACCTCGTGAAAACCAAATCGTTTCTTGGGGGACGGTATGTGTTATTTAGTGTATGTGTTATTTAGTGTATGTGTTATTTAGTGTCACGGTGTCGGTGTAAGCAATGTTGATACGATAATCcatttttgttatattttttttataggtTTGTTGTTGAGCAGGAGGACGGAGTGATCCATCGAATAAGTGGGGAAGTGGATGGCTTGAGGGAGGGGGAGGTTGGGAGGGAAAGGGAGTTAGATATGATTGAGTAGTTTCCAtggatgtggggggggggggggggggggtgttctccGAAAAGGGAATTTGACTTGAAAATATATTTTCATGTTACTCCTACTATTCCATCCTATTGCACACCTACCTACATTGTGATTAAAAGAACATCGACTATCAGACAGGAAGCAAACGTTTCAAATCAGTGACCTTGCAAGTCAAAAGGGACACCATTAATTAAAACAGATTTTCTCATTCAGTGCTACTTTTAATCACTAACACATTCTACATCTTGGGGGTGGTATTTTGCTGTAGTGCCATAAGCAGTAAAGTATCACATAGTCTCACGGAAGTGTAGCTGCCCGTGatgattttctttaaaactgtaaatccaaaaacaaagagactgccaacgttccaaaattcagaaacaaATTCTGAAAAAAATCCAATAACAAaagttccaacaacctacctttcttgggtttttttaaatttaaaactGTAGTCTATTTTGCCAATGCCTGCATTCTTATACCTTGAAGAACACGAATGCCTTACTGTATATAATATTGTTTCAGAAAACAGAAGAAACAAAGAGCAGGAAAAGTATCAAGAAAAGCTTTGCGGGAAAGATTGGTGTTGAACGAGCTTCCTTCTCTCCCCTCCCCACCTTCTCCACGTCGCATGGAGACTGTGCCACCCACCCTGCCACCCACCCTGCCACCCACCCTCGCAGTTACTACAGCCCCTCGCCACAACAGTCTTCAAACCAGGTCTTCTCATCACTCACGAAAAGCTTCCGCACAAAAAGCCAAACCGCTTCCGAGAACAGGCGACAAAGAGAAATCGATGGAAATTAACAAAGATTTCGAGTGGTTGCTGCCAGACTACAAGGCCATAGCCAGTGCTCTGAAATCGGGGCGGCTGGTGTACTATTCCGTTGAATTAAGCGCCTGCTCGACGCCCCAACAACTGAAAGCGAAGCGACTGTCGTTCGGGGATTTTGTGGACACCTTCGAGATCTCGAGCGGCAGCAGGCGTCGAGACCCAGAAACTATTCGGTTTTGGCAAACCAAGTTCGTCGAGGGTGATGAAGGTTAGTATGCACACACTTTTGATCAATCGCTTTTCTAACTCAGTGACGGCGAGCCTGACTATTGTATGACATATGTTGTTATAAGCAGTGGTGtagattacaacaacaacaaaactcaaaTGTGATATTTCTTCCACCCGCAGTGATCTTCCAAGACCTCTGCACTATTTCAGGGTTGAAACATGGTTTTGTTTGttcgattttgttttattagTTTGTTAAAATACgccttcttctttctctttagACAACAAGTGCGGAATGAAAAAGAAAGTTGAGCCTTTTAGGAATCGTTCTGATTAGAGAATTGAAAGATCATGCCGTGAAACCATTGTTGATTGGTCTGTTGTTTTGAAAACTAGAGAGACCCGCGTAACCTGGTGGCATGCAATATCTGCTTACATGCATACAGGCGATGAGAAGAGAGATCATCATCAAAGGCAAGGCAATGAAACGTTGCCCTTATGGAATTGTTCTAATGAAACGTTGCCCTTATGGAATTATTCTAATGAAACGTTGCCCTTTTGGAATTATTCTAATGAAACGTTGCCCTTATGGAATTATTCTAATGAAACGTTGCCCTTATGGAATTATTCTAATGAAACGTTGCCCTTATGGAATTATTCTAATGAAACGTTGCCCTTATGGAATTATTCTAATGAAACGTTGCCCTTATGGAATTATTCTAATTAGAGAACTTAAATCTAAAGAGATGCCGAGAAACCATGGTTCTATGTTAAGGTTTGAAAAACTAGAGAGAGATACACCTACCATGGTCCCAGATCAAATGGGGGCCCTgtatatagctcagttggtcaCGGGTTCGGTTCCGGGCCggggcggacacgggtcaactttatgtgcagactgcgagacggtatccatgttccacctccgtgtcaccactgtggcacgtaaaagaccttggtcattctgccaaaagtgcaggtggctgaatacacctacacacgcagacacctgggtagcgcgactctgttgctgctagctttccactgggagccgaatttcccagcgatgggacaatacatgaaaatgaaaaatgagaaAATGAAATGTGTGCTTGCAATGTGTGCTTGCAGGCATGGAGGCGATGCGACGTGAGATCATCATCCAAAGCAACGGTCGGGTGGACGTACGTTTACACCGCCAGCACGTGGGTACCAACAAGCTGGTGTGGGACCAGACAGTCCAGTGTCGCCTCTTCGACTACAACACGGGGTAAGAAACGCACGCCAGATCTGTATGTGATGTTATTTGTGTAAATCAGCCCaaagaaaaaaatctgtttctcaaacattcagataataaagttgtattgaatTTAATTGAatggaattgaattgaattgaatctTCTGAAAAGGTTGACAGGCCACTTCTAGCCAGATTTTGACCAAAAATCGATGATTACTCAAGGTAATTGAGcacttgttgttttcttctgtgtttgtttttgaagaAACCTCCATAGGTAAAAGTTTGATTTAGTTTTTTTATGTGCTGACCTTGTATTGGTTAGAACAGAATCTTTTTGTTTTTCCGCTTGTTTCCACTTTGGTAAGCTTAAGTTCTACTCTTTCTGACTCtttttacttgactaaatgttttaacatagaggggggaatcgagacgagggtcgtggtgtatgtgtgtgtgtgtgtgtgtgtgtgtgtgtgtgtgtgtgtgtgtgtgtgtgtgtgtgtgtctgtgtgtgtgtgtagagcgattcagactaaactactgggccgatctttatgaaatttgacatgagagttcctgaatatgatatccccggacttttgttttccttttttcgataaatacctttgatgacgtcatatccggctttttgtaaaagttgaggcggcactgtcacaccctaatttttcaattaaattgattgaaattttggcaaagcaattttcgacgaaggccggggtttggtattgcatttcagcttggtggcttcaaaactaatgagtgagtttggtcattaaaaatcgaaaacttgtaattaaaattatttttttattaaacgatctaaaaacaatttcatcttattcttcgtcattttctgattccaaaaacatatacatatgttatatttggattaaaaacaatctctgaaaattaaaaatataaaaattgtgatcaaaattaaatttccgaaatcgatttaaaaactatttcatcttattccttgtcggttcttgattccaaaaacataatagatatgatatgtttggattaaaaacacgctcagaaagttaaaacgaagagaggtacagtaaagcgtgctatgaagcacagcgcaaccgctgccgcgccaaacaggctcgtcactttcactgcgttttgcactcgcggcggactacgttcagtttcattctgtgagttccacagcttgactaaatgtagtaatttcgccttacgcgacttgttgatttgtgtgtgtgtgcccgtgatcagacaatgattttttttaacattattAGGTTCAGTCTATTATTTTCAGAAGAATTACCCATTTGTCAAGCAAATTGGTGCATTTGTTTCTGAAAGTGAGATGTGTTGTGTGGTTTTTGACCAAATCTAAGAAAAATACTTTAGGATTAGGATTCGCAGTtaactatttgtgtgtgtgtgtgtgtgtgtgtgtgtgtgtgtgtgtgtgtgtgtgtgtgtgtgtgtgtgtgtgtgtgtgtgtgtgtgtgtgtgtcatttattCCAAAGGTTAAACTACAGCTTTTAAGCACAGTGAACATATCAATGTTTCCAATGACAACACTCGAGTCATTATTAAAGACACAGACCTTCCCGAGAAAACAATTCTGCTCACTATCTCGCATATGCCAAGGCCTTTTACGTGGAATAAAATAAGAGCATTCACTttaacacataccaacaatcaccaccCTGAccgcttcctgtgcagagtagAATTTCTGTTCACGAATGAGTTTTTTAAATGACACTAGTCGAAAGAAATCAATGACCTAACGCCAGCCTTATTGCTTTCATCCGGCAGTATGGGTGGAGTCAAGATGACGTCACGCCCGCAAGAGAGCGAGCAGGAAATGAGGACGTTCGGCAGGTTTCGGTCCTCTTTGAGGCGAGGAAGGCGTCAAGTGCGCATGATCGTCGACTTCAGCCAATGTCAAGGCCGCTTGCGTGGCACCACCACCGTCTTAGGGAGCACCGTGAGAGGTGAGAAAATGATGCGGGGAAAAGTGGCACGCATATAttcacacgcagacacacacgcagaaaGCCAGACACGGAGATGGACAGACTGACATACGCACGTGTCGCACACGAATaagcgtacgcacgcacacacacacacacacacacacacacacgcacacaaacacacatccacacacacacatacacacacacacacacacacacgcacatgaacgtgcacacacacacacccacacacacacatacacacacacacacacacaaacactcacacaccacacacacacacacacatgcgtgcaCACGCTCAACAAACGAACAACATTAAAAGTTAGTCACTTTGTTAGTCAGCTTACGAATCAGTCAATCAATGAGCTCATCAGTCAGATGgccatgtcttcttcttcttcttgtcgatcactttTTCCTTTTCACGTGTTGAATCGTCGTTGTCCATCATGGGAGTGAAATGCGTTGCACTGTCATTACGCGCACTTTGGCCCAGCGCATCCGTCTTCAGCAGTGATTTCTTCTCCGACTTT carries:
- the LOC138959315 gene encoding uncharacterized protein, with product MLSAAMSSVSGVLLYLFLSLYQHSASATTRYLPTDASSLSSSLLSHWLSLPSPISSTIQQLPEPPSSLKKLPSSAMTSEEEMLQKLTSWRKPPSSETLPSSAMTSEEEVWKKLTSRRNPSSSKTLPSSAMTSEDGVTSSRKPSTVGTKALRKDMRRLSRLLPGVYSNSEQYQQEAEVGREMVPNQQKHMLLRSSYRPVSLRFMPRAFAVLVQDYSGDSLFPFRQRVHTFTPDPSHRAIRMKVWDFATHTAAKRATRNLRLMAKLRRKDLLSRGSCDMFWRRLDRASFVGITGEECLGYVRGEQVRIRVSMTLTKEVLQTREAWYRTRDGKKLVHTDGPYNLVKTKSFLGGRKQKKQRAGKVSRKALRERLVLNELPSLPSPPSPRRMETVPPTLPPTLPPTLAVTTAPRHNSLQTRSSHHSRKASAQKAKPLPRTGDKEKSMEINKDFEWLLPDYKAIASALKSGRLVYYSVELSACSTPQQLKAKRLSFGDFVDTFEISSGSRRRDPETIRFWQTKFVEGDEGMEAMRREIIIQSNGRVDVRLHRQHVGTNKLVWDQTVQCRLFDYNTGMGGVKMTSRPQESEQEMRTFGRFRSSLRRGRRQVRMIVDFSQCQGRLRGTTTVLGSTVRAYDFINSGKAVEISQLIPDRDPAFHTLLTGQFLDNGEVVFITSLKPRPGTEAKTYRPLLHRPSTFRCALSGSDVTNSNAPWGVRLFYTT